GCCGCTGTCGTACAGGACGCGGAGATGTTTGGACACTTGCGGCTGCCGGATGTTCAACCGGTCGGCGAGCTCGCCGACGGTGAGCGGTCCTTTGCGCAGTTCCTCGACGATATGCAGCCGGTTCGGTTCCGACAGCGCCTGAAGCAGGGAAGCGGCTAGTTGTCGATCGGTATTGGAGTTCATGTCCCTGGGCGGCCCTCCTTCGAAGGGGTCGGATGTTGGATGAAACAAATGTACCATATTGGGAATATTCCTGTAAAGGAATACATGGGAGGTTAAAAATGAGCAGTT
This genomic stretch from Paenibacillus sp. harbors:
- a CDS encoding metalloregulator ArsR/SmtB family transcription factor, with the translated sequence MNSNTDRQLAASLLQALSEPNRLHIVEELRKGPLTVGELADRLNIRQPQVSKHLRVLYDSGIVDVQADANRRIYNLKPEPFLGLHVWLEGYRSLWEEKLDRLDKYLQELQNPSNDRD